A single Neospora caninum Liverpool complete genome, chromosome VIIb DNA region contains:
- a CDS encoding Ankyrin repeat-containing protein, related produces MAFFVGASPGKEAGKDKRRETADEERTSPPNLAPTAPSSSSVQDAPDGSRVPREVSPRERSLVSLPGFSFFPPAFSLPWAQRISPGESGEDITERGQTNAVSTAPLSHSQGGPAPGSPQRAASASQRSRLSSSRAPSCVGAASSLLPQNGRARGREAAAPTATPSDRERQKGEDASRIADRANPRREREAVRPHWPCAGAPYRHQGSLGDCDVPCDLSAEESACLPAKRSSSSTSRRESLVQVAESCVTGETGKTDISRVEESARERGSSGAPSGPSGSTSSSSTAREKRETRERGSDGCATETREAVAGVCGNVALPAGHQEEEVVRREKNEKRTDHGEAASSLTRERETRGEGESSGEKLPEATAQRAEGQKHSKEGDTGKDSALGLFRSNVGEGNPVAHDAHLMSSSASCSPSCSSSCSPSLSPFSFELSAGTVERQPEEEFDRYGFRVNDAERLSLKLREYSLRVQPETRERDDTWAEFVHRDPSVSDLRTLKRLVRRGIPDSLRQEVWARCLGSWTLREQRPAVFEEMAEASVPQDVEEQIELDLFRTFPSNRRFRNDATGIADLRRVLRAFAAYKPKINYCQSMNFLAATLLLFMPPDLAFWSLVQLVDSDVTGKGMKLAGYYTAGMVALRRDLKVLSLLLAKKLPRVTRTLSSVPIYTTFRIWDSLVLEGQKILFRIALAIFRMHEREIVALTSLEEVMTFWRGMLRHLVSRNELMTVAFTRIGSLSRRELRRLQARALPLVEAENRAYEARRSARLHGSLGSVPRDCSHAAPPTRSEGPLERSPPFERPRFFPFWRRWSLFDRLGADRGSPRVLHLTPVKRRVAGRSLSDGGPSGSGKKRASVAAADVESLRIGKRFFHRARKVEVSSTGNAPSRKKSSETRRPRWTLRRPASAKSERERAGEEEPQALGDATRRVTTARFQRRCTAG; encoded by the exons ATGGCATTCTTCGTCGGGGCCTCTCCGGGAAAGGAGGCAGGCAAAGacaagcgcagagagacggccgaCGAAGAGCGCACGTCTCCCCCGAATCTTGCCCCGactgcgccttcgtcttcttccgtgcAGGATGCCCCGGACGGGAGTCGAGTGCCGCGAGAGGTCTCACCTCGGGAGAGAagtctcgtttctcttcctggcttttccttcttccctcctgccttctcgctcccctGGGCTCAGAGAATCTCACCCGGTGAATCCGGTGAAGACATCACCGAACGCGGGCAGACAAACGCAGTTTCCACTGCGCCGCTCTCCCACTCCCAGGGCGGTCCCGCTCCAGGATCCCCGCAGCGCGCCGCGTCGGCGTCCCagcgctcgcgtctctcgtcttctaGAGCCCCGTCGTGCGTAGgcgccgcttcgtctcttcttcctcagaaCGGGAGAGCACGCGGACGAGAGGCGGCTGCGCCCACCGCGACTCCGTCCGACAGGGAGcggcagaagggagaagacgcgtcgaGGATTGCTGACCGCGCAAacccgagaagagagcgcgaagccGTTCGGCCTCATTGGCCGTGCGCCGGCGCGCCGTACAGACACCAGGGTAGCCTAGGAGACTGCGATGTTCCGTGTGATTTATCCGCTGAAGAATCGGCATGTCTGCCTGCGAAGCGAAGCAGTTCCAGCACGTCAAGACGAGAAAGCCTGGTGCAAGTCGCCGAGTCCTGTGTCACTGGCGAGACCGGCAAAACCGACATCTCAAGGGTGGAAGAGTCAGCTCGGGAACGCGGTTCTTCCGGCGCTCCATCTGGGCCCTCAGGTTCcacctcgtcctcttccactgctcgggagaagcgagagacgcgagaaagaggaagcgacgggtgcgcgacagagacgagggaggccGTCGCCGGAGTTTGCGGAAATGTCGCACTGCCGGCGGGGCACCAAGAAGAAGAGGTCgtcagaagagagaagaacgagaagagaacagaccacggagaggcggcctcgtcgttaacgcgcgagagagagacacgcggtGAAGGAGAGTCTTCAGGAGAGAAACTCCCAGAAGCAacggcgcagagagcagagggacagaaacacagcaaggaaggagacacaggaaaagACTCCGCACTAGGCCTTTTTCGAAGCAACGTGGGTGAAGGAAATCCAGTTGCGCACGACGCGCATCTCAtgtcctcgtctgcctcctgttctccctcttgttcttcctcctgttctccctcgctctctcctttctctttcgagcTCTCAGCGGGCACAGTCGAAAGACAACCAGAAGAGGAATTTGATCGCTACGGCTTCCGGGTGAACGACGCCGAGAGGCTGAGCCTGAAACTCCGCGAATATTCGCTCAGGGTCCAGCCtgagacgcgggagagggaCGACAC GTGGGCAGAGTTTGTGCACAGGGATCCTTCCGTCTCGGATCTTCGAACGCTAAAGCGGCTCGTTCGTCGCGGCATTCCCGACTCTCTCAG GCAGGAAGTCTGGGCCCGATGTCTCGGCAGCTGGACGCTGAGGGAGCAGCGTCCGGCTGTGTTTGAAGA GATGGCTGAAGCGTCTGTGCCTCAGGACGTCGAGGAACAGATCGAGCTCGACCTATTCCGGACTTTCCCAAGCAACAGACGC TTTCGGAACGACGCGACTGGCATTGCGGATCTGCGGCGAGTTCTCCGGGCGTTCGCCGCATATAAGCCGAAGATCAACTATTGCCAGTCGATGAACTTTCTGGCCGCAACTTTGCTGCTCTTCATGCCGCCCGACCTCGCGTTCTGGTCACTCGTTCAACTCGTCGATTCGGATGTGACCGGGAAGGGAATGAAGCTGGCCGGCTACTACACTGCAGGCATGGTTGCGCTCCGCAGAGACCTGAAAGTCCTCTCACTTCTCCTCGCGAAGAAACTCCCGCGAGTGACACGAACGCTGAG CTCGGTTCCG ATCTACACGACTTTCCGCATTTGGGATTCTCTCGTTTTGGAGGGTCAGAAAATTCTATTCCGAATCGCGCTGGCCATTTTTCGCATGCATGAACGAGAAATTGTTGCCCTGACATCGCTCGAGGAGGTGATGACTTTCTGGCGGGGGATGCTTCGCCACCTG GTTTCCCGAAACGAGTTGATGACGGTGGCGTTCACTCGGATCGGGAGTCTGTCCCGGCGGGAGCTGAGACGCCTCCAAGCGCGCGCTTTGCCCCTCGTCGAGGCTGAGAATCGCGCCTACGAGGCTCGACGGTCGGCGCGTCTGCATGGTTCGCTCGGCTCTGTTCCGCGCGACTGCTCCCACGCGGCTCCGCCGACCCGGAGCGAAGGTCCGCTTGAGCGCTCGCCTCCGTTCGAACgtccccgcttcttcccgttctggCGGCGCTGGAGCCTCTTCGACCGCCTCGGCGCGGACCGCGGCAGTCCCCGCGTTCTCCATTTGACGCCCGTGAagaggcgcgtcgcgggGCGTTCCCTCTCGGACGGCGGTCCCTCAGGGtcggggaagaagcgcgcgagTGTCGCCGCTGCGGACGTGGAGTCTCTGCGGATCGGGAAGCGATTCTTCCACCGTGCGAGAAAGGTCGAGGTGAGCAGCACAGGGAACGCCCCGTCGCGTAAAAAGAGTTCCGAGACGAGACGCCCTCGGTGGACTCTCCGCAGGCCGGCGAGCGCCAAGAGCGAGCGGGAGCGggccggagaagaagagccccAGGCACTGGGAGACGCGACGAGACGCGTCACAACGGCCAGATTCCAGAGAAGATGCACTGCCGGAtag